One genomic segment of Hymenobacter psoromatis includes these proteins:
- the paaD gene encoding 1,2-phenylacetyl-CoA epoxidase subunit PaaD, whose product MPTEAHIWQLLEEVSDPEVPVLSILDLGIVRGVELDSEQITVTITPTYSGCPAMSAIATDIRLRLLAEGHTKVIIKNQLSPAWTTDWMSAAGRQKLEEYGIAPPVDGTASGHVLNLFGKDTAVRCPLCKSDNTHLVSQFGSTACKALYQCDDCREPFDYFKCHA is encoded by the coding sequence ATGCCTACGGAAGCCCACATCTGGCAGCTGCTGGAAGAGGTGAGTGACCCCGAAGTGCCAGTGCTCAGTATTCTAGACCTGGGCATTGTGCGGGGGGTAGAGCTGGATAGTGAACAGATTACGGTTACCATCACGCCCACTTACTCGGGCTGCCCGGCCATGAGCGCCATTGCTACCGACATTCGGCTGCGGCTGCTGGCCGAGGGGCATACCAAAGTGATTATTAAAAACCAGCTTAGCCCGGCCTGGACCACCGACTGGATGAGTGCGGCCGGCCGCCAGAAGCTCGAAGAATACGGCATCGCGCCACCCGTGGACGGCACGGCCAGCGGCCACGTGCTCAACCTATTTGGGAAGGATACGGCCGTGCGCTGCCCGCTTTGCAAATCGGATAACACGCACCTGGTCAGCCAGTTTGGTTCCACGGCCTGCAAGGCACTCTACCAGTGCGATGACTGCCGCGAGCCGTTCGATTATTTTAAATGCCACGCTTGA
- a CDS encoding enoyl-CoA hydratase/isomerase family protein, producing the protein MSTLTAGHVTTATDATGITTITFFHPAHNSLPGTILAQLAAAITQAGHDEATKVIILQSEGERTFCAGASFDELRAVADAAQGLAFFSGFAHVINACRTCPKLIIGRVQGKAVGGGVGLAAATDYCLATTHAAVKLSELAVGIGPFVVGPAVERKIGSSAFGQLAIDATQFRSAEWAAARGLYADVLPDLPTLDAAVQALAQRLATSSPEAMRELKQVLWAGTEHWDTLLVERAAISGRLVLSEFTRVAIG; encoded by the coding sequence ATGAGCACCCTTACCGCCGGCCACGTCACCACTGCGACCGATGCCACTGGCATCACTACCATTACGTTTTTTCACCCGGCTCACAACTCGTTGCCCGGTACCATCCTGGCCCAGCTGGCCGCCGCTATCACCCAGGCCGGCCACGACGAAGCGACTAAAGTTATCATCCTACAAAGCGAAGGCGAGCGCACGTTCTGCGCCGGCGCCAGCTTCGATGAACTACGCGCTGTGGCCGATGCGGCGCAGGGACTAGCGTTTTTCTCGGGCTTCGCGCACGTTATCAATGCCTGCCGCACCTGCCCCAAGCTCATTATCGGGCGCGTGCAGGGCAAGGCCGTGGGTGGGGGGGTAGGGCTGGCCGCCGCCACCGACTACTGCCTGGCCACCACCCACGCCGCCGTGAAGCTCAGCGAGCTAGCCGTGGGCATCGGCCCCTTCGTGGTCGGCCCCGCCGTGGAGCGCAAAATCGGTTCCTCCGCCTTCGGCCAGTTGGCTATCGACGCCACGCAGTTTCGCTCGGCCGAGTGGGCCGCTGCCCGCGGCCTCTACGCCGACGTGCTGCCCGACCTCCCTACCCTCGATGCGGCCGTGCAAGCCCTGGCCCAGCGCTTGGCCACTTCTTCGCCCGAGGCTATGCGCGAACTCAAGCAAGTCCTGTGGGCCGGCACCGAGCACTGGGATACGCTGCTCGTGGAGCGCGCCGCCATAAGTGGCCGACTGGTACTAAGCGAGTTTACGCGGGTGGCCATTGGGTAA
- the paaC gene encoding 1,2-phenylacetyl-CoA epoxidase subunit PaaC yields MMPDLAPTPPPPANAANAANPLFPFVLQLADTSLILAHRLSEWCGHGPVLEQDLALANIALDLLGEARSYYQYAAELEGRGRTEDDLAYLRAAVEYRNPLLVEQPNHDFAHTVVRQFLFDVFHYELLSELKSGPDAQLAAIAEKSLKEAAYHRKWSAEWMIRLGDGTAESRRRVEKALAVLWRYAAELTAPTPLEIDLHGLGLVPDYATLHARATAYVTHVFAEATLPVPTAAFAQPGGKLGRHSEHLGYLLAELQYMQRTYPGLTW; encoded by the coding sequence ATGATGCCCGACCTGGCCCCTACCCCGCCGCCGCCGGCCAATGCGGCTAATGCGGCTAACCCGCTGTTTCCGTTCGTGTTACAGCTGGCCGATACCAGCCTCATCCTGGCCCACCGCCTCTCGGAATGGTGCGGGCACGGCCCTGTGCTGGAGCAGGATTTGGCCCTGGCCAACATTGCGCTGGACCTGCTGGGCGAGGCCCGCAGCTATTACCAGTACGCCGCCGAACTGGAAGGCCGCGGCCGCACCGAGGACGACCTGGCCTACCTGCGCGCCGCCGTGGAGTACCGCAACCCGCTGCTGGTGGAGCAGCCTAATCACGACTTTGCCCACACCGTAGTGCGGCAGTTTTTATTCGATGTCTTTCACTACGAGCTACTTAGTGAGCTAAAGAGTGGTCCCGATGCGCAGCTGGCCGCCATCGCCGAGAAGTCGCTGAAAGAGGCCGCCTACCACCGCAAGTGGAGCGCCGAGTGGATGATTCGCCTCGGCGACGGCACTGCCGAAAGCCGCCGGCGCGTGGAAAAAGCCTTGGCCGTGCTCTGGCGCTACGCCGCCGAGCTGACCGCCCCTACCCCCCTCGAAATCGACCTGCACGGCCTGGGCCTAGTGCCCGACTACGCCACGCTACACGCCCGCGCCACCGCTTACGTGACCCACGTCTTTGCCGAGGCTACGCTGCCGGTACCTACCGCGGCCTTCGCGCAGCCCGGCGGCAAGTTGGGCCGCCACTCCGAGCACCTGGGCTACCTGCTGGCCGAATTACAGTATATGCAACGCACTTATCCCGGCCTCACGTGGTAG
- a CDS encoding enoyl-CoA hydratase-related protein, translating to MSDNSLLYSFADGVTTLTLNRPDVFNSIHKPLAMSLQQRLRECQDNREVRAVVLTGTGRAFCAGQDLGEITGPNALDVADIVTQHYNPIVLLIRELEKPVIAAVNGVAAGAGTNLALACDVVVAKESAAFIQAFSKIGLVPDSGGTYFLPRLVGLQRASALMLLGDKVSATEAVQMGMIYKVFADEAFDHEVAALARKLAALPTKGLAYTKHLLNRSFGNDVAQQLRAEADYQLRAGQTADYREGVAAFLEKRPPMFSGE from the coding sequence ATGTCCGACAACTCCCTGCTTTACTCCTTCGCCGACGGCGTAACCACGCTCACGCTCAACCGGCCCGACGTATTCAATAGTATTCACAAACCCTTGGCAATGAGCTTACAGCAGCGCTTGCGCGAGTGCCAGGACAACCGCGAGGTACGGGCCGTAGTGCTCACGGGTACCGGCCGGGCCTTTTGCGCGGGGCAGGACTTGGGGGAGATAACCGGGCCGAATGCGCTCGATGTGGCCGACATTGTAACCCAGCATTACAACCCGATTGTGCTGCTAATTCGGGAGTTGGAAAAGCCGGTTATCGCGGCCGTGAACGGCGTGGCAGCCGGCGCGGGCACCAATCTGGCCCTGGCCTGCGACGTGGTAGTGGCCAAAGAATCGGCGGCGTTCATCCAGGCATTCAGCAAGATAGGGCTGGTGCCCGATAGCGGGGGCACGTACTTCCTACCACGCCTCGTGGGCTTGCAGCGCGCCAGCGCCCTCATGCTGCTCGGCGACAAGGTGAGCGCCACCGAAGCCGTGCAAATGGGCATGATTTACAAGGTTTTCGCCGACGAGGCTTTTGACCACGAAGTGGCCGCGCTGGCCCGCAAGCTTGCCGCGCTGCCCACCAAGGGCCTGGCTTACACCAAGCACCTACTCAACCGTAGCTTCGGCAACGACGTGGCCCAGCAGCTGCGTGCTGAGGCCGACTACCAGCTGCGCGCTGGCCAGACCGCCGACTACCGCGAGGGCGTCGCGGCTTTTCTGGAAAAGCGGCCGCCGATGTTTAGCGGGGAATAA
- a CDS encoding ABC transporter ATP-binding protein has protein sequence MSLWQIIQRLLPFVRPYRRLVVSTLLLTLVGSLAAQVNPFVLRYTVDTVQNLLNKGQGLAQGWHMLVWVSVLLLAKELLNTGITFGQKYYGEKIRISVSGALAEAAVTKILGYELGFFSEGGNQTGKLQTRIDRGVESLMKLVQNFFIDILPLFANALVALVVMFLANKWVGLVALSILPVYFWLSYRQADRLNGTRRMLRSLREEKNHGLISIIDSIVVIKSFVREAYEGDKQLAVQNRLEEAQLTTRKTNFRYDGLKSFFEQIGVVAIIVLTAYLVLVGQMSIGAIMFHVLLFNNVSAPIRQLHRIYDEMNEALTYAEGFFAILDADDQTERPGPLRPAHLDGTFELRHVNFTYPSGTAALHDVSMTIEAGKTTALVGLSGAGKSTIINLLCEFYRPDNGGVFLDGLPLSEYDTPALRQQIGLVLQKNHIFKGTIEENIRYGNFHATQAEIEAAARQAYLHDQILDLPKGYQSDAQQLSGGQQQRIAIARLFLKNPPIIFLDEPTASLDAIATEQIKNSLDAIKQGRTVVIISHSLAQIVDADCIYVMKKGEAVESGTHAELYEKRGTYREIFDASARSLNIEKLAKTMADDGDEVLDTAL, from the coding sequence ATGAGCCTTTGGCAAATAATTCAACGCCTGCTGCCCTTCGTGCGGCCGTATCGCCGCCTGGTCGTCAGCACGTTATTGCTCACGCTGGTGGGCTCGCTGGCCGCTCAGGTCAACCCCTTCGTGTTGCGCTATACCGTCGATACGGTGCAGAATTTATTGAATAAAGGCCAGGGTTTGGCCCAGGGCTGGCACATGCTGGTGTGGGTGAGCGTGCTGTTATTAGCCAAAGAATTACTGAATACGGGCATCACATTCGGCCAGAAATACTACGGCGAGAAAATCCGTATCAGCGTGTCGGGTGCGCTGGCCGAGGCCGCCGTGACTAAGATTCTGGGCTACGAGCTGGGCTTTTTCTCGGAAGGCGGCAACCAGACCGGCAAGCTCCAAACGCGCATCGACCGGGGGGTAGAGAGCCTGATGAAGCTGGTGCAAAACTTCTTCATCGACATCCTGCCGCTGTTTGCCAACGCGCTGGTAGCGCTGGTAGTTATGTTCTTGGCTAATAAGTGGGTAGGGCTGGTGGCGCTGTCCATCCTGCCCGTGTATTTCTGGCTGAGCTACCGGCAGGCTGACCGCCTCAACGGCACCCGCCGCATGTTGCGCAGCCTGCGCGAGGAGAAAAACCACGGCCTCATCAGCATCATCGACAGCATCGTGGTCATTAAGAGCTTCGTGCGCGAAGCCTATGAAGGCGACAAGCAGCTTGCCGTGCAAAACCGCCTGGAGGAAGCCCAGCTGACGACCCGCAAAACCAACTTCCGCTACGACGGCCTCAAGTCGTTTTTTGAGCAAATTGGCGTGGTGGCCATCATCGTGCTCACCGCCTACCTCGTGCTGGTGGGCCAAATGAGCATTGGCGCCATCATGTTCCACGTGCTGCTGTTCAACAACGTGTCGGCCCCCATCCGGCAGCTGCACCGCATCTACGACGAGATGAACGAGGCCCTGACCTACGCCGAGGGCTTTTTCGCCATCCTCGACGCCGACGACCAGACCGAGCGCCCCGGCCCGCTGCGCCCCGCGCATTTGGATGGTACGTTCGAGCTGCGCCACGTCAACTTCACCTACCCCAGCGGCACGGCCGCCCTGCACGATGTGAGCATGACCATCGAGGCCGGCAAAACCACCGCGCTTGTGGGTCTCAGTGGCGCGGGCAAGAGCACGATTATCAATCTCTTGTGCGAGTTCTATCGCCCCGATAATGGTGGCGTGTTTCTTGACGGCCTACCCCTCTCCGAATATGACACGCCCGCCCTGCGCCAGCAAATCGGGCTGGTGCTCCAGAAAAACCATATTTTCAAGGGTACCATCGAGGAGAATATCCGCTACGGCAACTTCCACGCCACCCAGGCCGAAATCGAAGCCGCCGCCCGCCAGGCCTACCTCCACGACCAGATTCTGGACCTGCCCAAGGGCTACCAGAGCGACGCCCAGCAGCTCTCGGGCGGCCAGCAGCAGCGCATCGCCATCGCCCGGCTCTTCCTCAAAAACCCGCCCATCATCTTCCTCGACGAGCCCACCGCCAGCCTCGACGCCATCGCCACCGAGCAAATCAAAAACAGCCTCGACGCCATCAAGCAGGGCCGCACGGTAGTCATCATCTCCCACAGCCTCGCCCAAATCGTGGATGCCGACTGCATCTACGTCATGAAAAAAGGCGAAGCCGTGGAGAGCGGCACCCACGCCGAACTCTACGAAAAGCGCGGCACCTACCGCGAGATTTTTGACGCCTCCGCCCGGAGTTTGAACATCGAAAAATTAGCTAAGACGATGGCCGATGATGGGGATGAGGTGCTGGACACGGCGCTGTAA
- a CDS encoding 3-hydroxyacyl-CoA dehydrogenase NAD-binding domain-containing protein, with the protein MTIGIIGSGAMGAGIAQVAATAGHPVRLLDQNPAALEKARAGIEASLRKLMEKGKLTAGAAAATLARLHFTSTMTDFADCGLVVEAIVEDLAVKQQVFKQVEEIASADCLLASNTSSLSITAIAAACRRPERFLGIHFFNPAPLMRLVEIVPAAQTRAGLAEEVKALVTSWGKTPVLAQDTPGFIVNRVARPFYGEAIRILEEGIADAATIDWALTELGGFRMGPFALMDFIGHDVNFRVTEAVYAGFFYDSRYRPSLTQQRLLAAGYLGRKAGWGFYDYAPGAVPPTPRRDAKLGLSILHRVLAMLINEAADALYLRVASREDLELAMTTGVNYPQGLLAWADALGPAQVLATLDGLYHEYHEDRYRASPLLRRLARDNQTFFSV; encoded by the coding sequence ATGACCATTGGAATTATTGGCAGCGGGGCGATGGGCGCAGGCATTGCGCAGGTGGCAGCCACGGCCGGCCACCCGGTGCGCCTGCTCGACCAGAACCCCGCCGCGCTTGAAAAGGCGCGGGCCGGCATCGAAGCCAGCCTGCGCAAGCTGATGGAGAAAGGCAAGCTGACGGCAGGGGCCGCCGCGGCTACGCTGGCCCGTCTGCACTTCACGAGCACCATGACGGACTTTGCCGATTGCGGCTTAGTCGTTGAGGCCATCGTGGAGGATTTAGCGGTTAAGCAGCAGGTTTTCAAGCAAGTGGAAGAAATTGCGTCGGCCGACTGCCTTTTGGCCAGTAATACTTCCTCGCTCTCGATTACAGCCATTGCGGCGGCTTGCCGGCGGCCGGAGCGCTTTCTCGGCATTCACTTTTTCAACCCGGCCCCGCTCATGCGGCTGGTCGAAATTGTACCAGCGGCGCAAACCCGCGCCGGGCTGGCCGAGGAGGTGAAAGCGCTGGTAACCAGCTGGGGCAAGACGCCGGTGCTGGCCCAGGATACACCCGGCTTCATCGTGAACCGGGTGGCGCGACCTTTCTACGGCGAGGCTATTCGGATTCTAGAGGAAGGCATCGCCGACGCGGCTACCATCGACTGGGCGCTGACTGAGCTGGGCGGCTTTCGCATGGGGCCGTTCGCGCTGATGGATTTCATTGGGCACGATGTTAATTTCCGGGTAACGGAGGCGGTATACGCCGGTTTTTTCTACGATTCGCGCTACCGGCCCTCCCTCACGCAGCAGCGGCTGCTGGCGGCTGGCTACCTGGGGCGCAAGGCGGGGTGGGGATTTTACGACTACGCGCCTGGCGCAGTGCCCCCTACCCCCCGCCGCGATGCTAAGCTGGGTTTGAGCATCTTACACCGCGTATTGGCGATGCTCATCAACGAGGCGGCCGACGCGCTGTACCTGCGCGTAGCCTCGCGTGAGGACCTGGAACTGGCCATGACGACCGGCGTGAACTACCCCCAGGGCCTGCTGGCTTGGGCCGACGCGCTGGGTCCGGCCCAGGTGCTGGCTACCCTCGACGGCCTCTACCACGAGTACCATGAGGACCGCTACCGCGCCAGCCCGCTGCTGCGCCGGCTGGCGCGGGATAATCAGACCTTTTTTTCCGTATGA
- a CDS encoding dihydrolipoamide acetyltransferase family protein, producing MARVEMTMPKMGESIMEGTVLKWLKQVGDAIEQDESVLEVATDKVDTEVPALHAGTLAEILVQEGEVVAVGAPIARIETAAGTAPTPPENPDELQEASAEPPFTEPENVPPLHPAPAGDESVPYLPGPGAPIAPTKPGAPATMPPAAEAHPVLPGRFYSPLVLSIAREETIGMADLERLPGTGQDGRVTKQDILAHVTAGKPALVPAAQPAAPAPTPPPAASPAPTPALNGQQAPQPVAAPAPKTEPSAAQKAQPETRAQEPGTQKPEPKKPSISGNQELLEMDRMRKLIAQRMVDSKRISPHVTSFVEADVTELVTWRNQHKDAYKKREGENLTFTPIFVQAVARAIQDFPGINVSVEGDYIIKKKDINVGVAVALPSGNLIVPVIHNADRLNLNGLSKKVNDLANRARQNKLKPEDLEGGTYTLSNVGSFGNVMGTPIIMQPQVAIMAVGVIKKKPAVIETPQGDFIGVRHFMFLSHSYDHRVVDGSLGGMFVRRVADYLEQFDPNTTV from the coding sequence ATGGCCCGAGTGGAAATGACGATGCCCAAGATGGGCGAATCCATCATGGAAGGCACCGTGCTGAAATGGCTCAAGCAAGTTGGTGATGCCATTGAGCAGGATGAGTCGGTGCTGGAAGTAGCTACTGACAAGGTAGATACCGAAGTGCCCGCCCTACACGCCGGTACCCTGGCCGAAATCCTGGTGCAGGAAGGCGAAGTGGTAGCCGTGGGCGCGCCCATTGCCCGCATCGAGACGGCGGCCGGCACGGCCCCTACCCCCCCCGAAAACCCCGACGAGCTGCAAGAAGCCAGCGCCGAGCCGCCCTTCACCGAGCCCGAGAATGTTCCGCCGCTGCACCCCGCCCCGGCCGGCGACGAAAGCGTACCCTACCTGCCCGGCCCCGGCGCGCCCATAGCGCCGACTAAGCCCGGCGCGCCGGCCACGATGCCGCCCGCCGCCGAGGCGCACCCGGTACTGCCCGGCCGCTTTTACTCGCCGCTGGTGCTTAGCATTGCCCGCGAGGAAACCATCGGCATGGCCGACCTGGAGCGCCTGCCCGGCACCGGCCAGGACGGCCGCGTGACCAAGCAGGACATTCTGGCCCACGTGACGGCCGGCAAGCCCGCGCTGGTGCCGGCCGCGCAGCCGGCTGCGCCGGCTCCTACCCCCCCACCGGCCGCCAGCCCCGCGCCTACCCCGGCCCTCAACGGCCAGCAGGCCCCGCAGCCGGTGGCCGCGCCCGCTCCGAAAACCGAACCCTCCGCTGCCCAAAAGGCGCAACCAGAAACCAGAGCCCAAGAACCAGGAACCCAAAAGCCAGAACCCAAAAAACCGTCCATCTCCGGCAACCAGGAATTGCTGGAGATGGACCGCATGCGCAAGCTGATTGCCCAGCGCATGGTGGATTCCAAGCGGATTTCGCCGCACGTGACGAGCTTCGTGGAGGCCGACGTGACGGAGCTGGTGACCTGGCGCAACCAGCACAAGGATGCGTACAAGAAGCGCGAGGGCGAAAACCTGACCTTCACGCCCATTTTCGTGCAGGCCGTGGCCCGCGCCATTCAGGACTTTCCGGGTATCAACGTATCGGTGGAGGGCGACTATATTATCAAGAAGAAGGATATTAATGTGGGCGTGGCAGTGGCCCTACCCTCCGGCAACCTCATCGTGCCGGTGATTCACAATGCCGACCGCCTCAACCTCAATGGCCTGAGCAAGAAGGTGAACGACCTCGCCAACCGCGCCCGCCAAAACAAGCTCAAGCCCGAAGACCTCGAAGGCGGCACCTACACGCTGAGCAACGTGGGCTCGTTTGGCAACGTCATGGGCACGCCCATTATCATGCAGCCGCAGGTGGCCATTATGGCCGTGGGCGTTATCAAGAAAAAGCCGGCCGTGATTGAGACGCCGCAGGGCGACTTCATCGGTGTGCGGCACTTTATGTTCCTGAGCCACAGCTATGACCACCGCGTGGTAGACGGCTCTTTAGGCGGCATGTTCGTGCGCCGGGTGGCTGATTATTTGGAGCAGTTCGACCCGAACACGACAGTCTAG
- a CDS encoding PaaI family thioesterase — protein sequence MSPTPESPNYAATAQQWLTQHDPFSAWLGVVLEEVRPGYCRLRLPVRPEMLNGFGLVHGGITFAAADTAFSIACNTHGRQSVGLGATIDYLEPGRPGDNIIIEAEEMGLKQRIGVYEVRIHNQDGLRLALFKGTAYRTSQENKLLADN from the coding sequence ATGAGCCCTACCCCCGAATCGCCGAATTACGCGGCTACCGCGCAGCAGTGGCTGACGCAGCATGACCCGTTCAGCGCCTGGCTGGGGGTAGTGCTGGAAGAAGTGCGGCCCGGCTACTGCCGCCTGCGCCTGCCGGTGCGCCCCGAAATGCTCAACGGTTTCGGCCTAGTGCACGGCGGCATCACGTTCGCGGCGGCCGACACGGCGTTTTCCATCGCCTGCAACACCCACGGCCGCCAGAGTGTGGGCCTAGGTGCCACCATTGATTATTTGGAGCCCGGCCGGCCCGGTGATAATATCATCATCGAGGCCGAAGAAATGGGCCTCAAGCAGCGTATTGGCGTGTACGAGGTGCGCATCCATAACCAGGACGGGCTGCGGCTGGCGCTGTTTAAGGGCACGGCTTATCGCACTAGTCAGGAGAATAAGCTGTTGGCTGATAATTAG
- the paaZ gene encoding phenylacetic acid degradation bifunctional protein PaaZ, producing the protein MLTLENYILGRWTPGGSAPHELRDASTGEVIALANTEGFDFEQILAYGRRVGNPKLRRLTFHERGRMLKALAFHLQEKKELFYELSYRSGATRADSWIDIEGGIGNLFANASLRRKFPDKPFYVEGEPVGLSQGGTFMAQHLLVPKEGVAVHINAYNFPIWGMLEKIAVNLLAGMPAVVKPAVPGAYLTEAVVREIIASGILPDGALQLVVGSGQGILDHVTYQDVVTFTGSAATGAKLRAHPRIISEAVPFTLEADSLNAAVLGLDARPGTPEFDLFIKEVRKEMTAKCGQKCTAIRRAIVPADLLEDVQIALGKALAQTTIGHPQAEGVRMGALAGREQAERLREQVRQLVKTTPIVYGDLDHVEILGKERGADAAKGAFISPIVLRNDQPFKHLDSHELEAFGPVVTLMPYHDPAEAVALANLGKGSLVCSLATNDPRLAQEFVLGAATHHGRILVLNGEMAKESTGHGSPLPQLVHGGPGRAGGGQEMGGIRGVEHFMQRVALQGSPSMLTAITEVYQTGAKTVEYDKHPFQRYFEELEIGETYTTHKHTVTEADISAFAGISGDNFYAHVDATSLEGMLFTGRVAHGYYILSKAAGMFVDPRKGPVLLNYGLDECRFTKPVYPGTTIGVTLTVKEKIGQEKRDETDIAKGIVRWLVTVTDETKETVAVATILTMVKKKNQE; encoded by the coding sequence ATGCTTACCCTCGAAAACTATATTCTCGGCCGCTGGACCCCCGGCGGCTCCGCTCCACACGAGCTGCGCGACGCCAGCACTGGCGAAGTTATTGCCCTGGCCAATACCGAAGGCTTTGATTTTGAGCAGATTCTGGCCTACGGCCGCCGCGTGGGTAACCCCAAGCTGCGCCGCCTGACCTTCCACGAGCGCGGCCGGATGCTGAAGGCGCTGGCTTTCCACTTGCAGGAAAAGAAGGAGCTTTTCTACGAGCTGAGCTACCGCTCGGGCGCCACGCGGGCCGACTCGTGGATTGACATCGAGGGCGGCATCGGCAACCTGTTTGCCAATGCTTCGCTGCGGCGCAAGTTTCCCGACAAGCCGTTTTACGTGGAGGGCGAGCCGGTGGGCTTGTCGCAGGGCGGCACTTTTATGGCCCAGCACCTGCTGGTGCCGAAGGAGGGGGTAGCGGTACACATCAACGCCTACAACTTCCCCATTTGGGGTATGCTGGAGAAAATCGCGGTAAACCTGCTGGCCGGCATGCCCGCTGTGGTGAAGCCCGCCGTACCCGGTGCCTACCTCACCGAGGCCGTGGTGCGCGAAATTATCGCCTCCGGCATCCTGCCCGACGGCGCGTTACAGCTCGTGGTGGGCTCGGGCCAGGGTATTCTGGACCACGTGACGTACCAGGATGTGGTCACCTTCACCGGTTCGGCGGCCACCGGCGCGAAGCTGCGCGCCCACCCGCGCATCATCAGCGAAGCGGTGCCGTTCACGCTGGAAGCCGACTCGCTCAACGCCGCCGTGCTGGGGCTCGACGCCCGGCCCGGCACGCCCGAGTTCGACCTCTTTATCAAGGAAGTACGCAAGGAAATGACGGCCAAGTGCGGGCAGAAATGCACCGCCATCCGCCGCGCCATTGTACCCGCCGACTTGCTCGAAGACGTGCAGATTGCCTTGGGTAAAGCGTTGGCCCAGACCACCATCGGCCACCCGCAAGCCGAGGGCGTGCGCATGGGTGCGCTGGCCGGCCGCGAGCAGGCCGAGCGCCTGCGCGAGCAAGTGCGCCAGCTGGTCAAGACTACCCCCATCGTGTACGGCGACCTCGACCACGTGGAGATTCTGGGCAAGGAGCGCGGGGCCGACGCGGCCAAGGGCGCGTTCATCTCGCCCATCGTACTACGCAACGACCAGCCATTCAAGCACCTGGATAGCCACGAGCTGGAAGCCTTCGGCCCCGTCGTGACGCTCATGCCCTACCACGACCCCGCTGAAGCCGTGGCCCTGGCCAACCTCGGCAAGGGCTCGCTGGTGTGCTCGCTGGCTACCAACGACCCGCGCCTGGCCCAGGAGTTTGTGCTGGGTGCGGCCACTCACCACGGCCGCATTCTGGTGCTCAATGGCGAGATGGCCAAGGAAAGCACCGGCCACGGCTCGCCCCTACCCCAGCTCGTGCACGGCGGCCCCGGCCGGGCCGGCGGCGGCCAAGAAATGGGCGGAATTCGGGGCGTCGAGCACTTCATGCAGCGCGTGGCGCTCCAAGGCTCGCCCAGCATGCTTACCGCCATTACGGAAGTGTACCAGACGGGCGCCAAAACGGTAGAATACGACAAGCATCCTTTCCAGCGCTACTTCGAGGAGTTGGAAATCGGCGAAACCTACACCACCCACAAGCACACCGTGACGGAGGCTGACATCAGCGCCTTTGCTGGTATTTCGGGCGATAATTTCTACGCGCACGTCGATGCTACTTCGCTGGAAGGCATGCTTTTCACCGGCCGCGTGGCTCATGGCTACTACATTTTGAGCAAGGCCGCCGGCATGTTCGTGGACCCGCGCAAGGGACCCGTTTTGCTTAACTACGGCCTCGACGAGTGCCGCTTCACCAAGCCCGTGTACCCCGGCACTACCATCGGCGTGACGCTCACGGTGAAGGAGAAAATAGGCCAAGAAAAGCGCGACGAAACCGACATCGCCAAAGGCATCGTGCGCTGGCTCGTAACCGTGACCGACGAAACCAAGGAAACCGTGGCCGTAGCCACAATTTTGACGATGGTGAAGAAGAAAAACCAGGAGTAA
- a CDS encoding DUF695 domain-containing protein encodes MKFILLLVIFTLQIQVSVAQDSKVPKENWCIQKVTDQSGNDAFITANLGYKDYAYKADFPWCLAVNITTIHKYPNGHPTHEEAPVLNETEDIITQALQRVGAVQYVGRVTVKGYRELYYFVADPEKANDALTKLTKKRQPRAWEYQMKEDKGWDRVALFFGPNAKCL; translated from the coding sequence ATGAAGTTCATCTTACTATTAGTGATTTTTACTTTGCAAATACAAGTCTCAGTGGCTCAAGATAGTAAGGTGCCTAAAGAAAATTGGTGTATACAAAAAGTAACTGACCAAAGCGGTAATGATGCTTTTATAACAGCTAACCTTGGCTACAAAGACTACGCTTATAAAGCCGATTTTCCTTGGTGCTTGGCAGTCAATATAACTACTATCCATAAATACCCAAACGGTCATCCCACGCATGAGGAAGCCCCCGTCCTAAACGAAACGGAGGATATTATTACACAGGCGCTGCAACGGGTGGGCGCTGTCCAGTATGTGGGCCGCGTAACAGTAAAAGGCTATCGAGAACTGTATTATTTTGTAGCTGACCCAGAGAAGGCGAACGATGCTTTAACTAAGTTGACTAAAAAGCGCCAACCAAGAGCTTGGGAGTATCAGATGAAGGAAGATAAAGGTTGGGACCGAGTGGCACTTTTTTTTGGGCCGAATGCTAAGTGCTTGTAG